The nucleotide window TAGTCGGCCAGATCACTCATGGTAAAGGGAAGATCGAAGGATTCAGACTGGTTCTTTCTGGAGAGCAGGCTGAAATAAGACAGAAGCTTGTCCCGTATGGTGCGCTGACTTAAAATGTCCAGGCGTTCACTGAGCTGAACGGCTTTTTGGGAAATCAGCATCAGGGCATTGCTGACCAGCTGGCTGTGAAAGGAACAGGCATTGGAGCACCGCTTCACCAGGTGGCCGTAATCGATGAACTGAATCCTGGTCCTTTTATAGCTGATGATTTGGATAAGGGAAGTTTCACTGGCTGCAGCGGACAGAGTTTCTCCAAAAATATCCCCTTCCTCAAGCTGCTCCAGAATGGTCTGACGGCCGTCGGAATGGGTGCGCATGACGACTGCCTCACCGTCCAGAAGAATGCCGACTAAAGCGCTGCCTTGTCCAAAGGTGGTTATGATCTCTCCGGGCATATAATTTCGTTCGATGGCACGGAAACAGACCATCATGCGTTTATATTCTTCCTGGCTGATATGATCCAAAATAGAAACTTTAGCGGGCATAGCG belongs to Qiania dongpingensis and includes:
- a CDS encoding Crp/Fnr family transcriptional regulator is translated as MPAKVSILDHISQEEYKRMMVCFRAIERNYMPGEIITTFGQGSALVGILLDGEAVVMRTHSDGRQTILEQLEEGDIFGETLSAAASETSLIQIISYKRTRIQFIDYGHLVKRCSNACSFHSQLVSNALMLISQKAVQLSERLDILSQRTIRDKLLSYFSLLSRKNQSESFDLPFTMSDLADYLSVDRSAMMRELKKMKEEGLVNVNKKAVTFPVN